Proteins found in one Triticum urartu cultivar G1812 chromosome 4, Tu2.1, whole genome shotgun sequence genomic segment:
- the LOC125552631 gene encoding surfeit locus protein 1-like, with translation MAASLSKTLGLRLRGSGGHRLFPSRPSTSHAPQPPLPPAAAPPPPGAGKEAGAWSKLFLFAPGAITLGLGTWQLFRRQEKVEMLEYRTRRLEMEPVAWNETVSSAVSRDPAVLEFRKIVCEGDFDTEKSVFLGPRSRSISGVTENGYYVITPLIPRSTEPGSLQSPILVNRGWIPRAWRDKNMQDHQDLGETLDVNEADKKTDERGTWWKFWSKKPESSPEIEKPVKPPVRVIGVIRGSEKPSIFVPPNEPSNGQWFYVDVPMIARACGLPENTVYIEDMNEDISASNPYPLPKDANALIHHSVMPDDHLKYTFTWYTLSAAVTYMAAKRIKAKKVRL, from the exons ATGGCGGCGTCGCTCTCCAAAACCCTCGGCCTCCGGCTGCGCGGCAGCGGCGGCCACCGCCTCTTcccctcccggccctccactTCCCACGCGCCCCAGCCACCacttccgcccgccgccgccccgccgcccccaG GAGCAGGGAAGGAGGCGGGCGCGTGGTCGAAGCTCTTCCTCTTCGCCCCCGGCGCCATCACCCTCGGCCTCGGCACATGGCAGCTCTTCCGGCGGCAGGAGAAG GTAGAGATGCTGGAGTACAGGACGCGGAGGCTGGAGATGGAGCCCGTGGCGTGGAACGAGACCGTCTCCTCTGCTGTCTCGCGTGATCCGGCTGTGCTGGAGTTCCGGAAGATCGTGTGTGAGGGCGATTTCGACACGGAGAAGTCGGTCTTCCTCGGGCCTCGCTCCCGGAGCATCTCCGGTGTGACCGAAAATGGGTATTATGTGATCACTCCGTTGATACCTCGGTCGACTGAGCCTGGCAG TTTGCAGTCACCCATCCTTGTGAATAGAGGGTGGATTCCTCGTGCTTGGCGTGATAAAAACATGCAGGATCACCAGGACCTTGGTGAAACTTTAGATGTGAACGAAGCTGATAAAAAGACAGATGAAAGAGGTACTTGGTGGAAATTTTGGTCTAAGAAGCCTGAATCTTCTCCAGAG ATTGAAAAACCTGTAAAGCCTCCTGTAAGAGTTATTGGAGTAATCCGAGGAAGTGAGAAGCCCAGCATATTTGTTCCACCTAATGAACCCAGTAATGGCCAGTGGTTTTACGTGGATGTTCCCATGATTGCACGTGCATGTGGCCTCCCTGAGAACACTGTCTATATAGAAGATATGAATGAAGACATCTCTGCAAGTAATCCTTATCCTCTTCCAAAAGATGCCAATGCTTTGATTCATCACTCAGTGATGCCAGATGACCATCTGAAATACACCTTTACATG GTACACTCTTTCTGCTGCTGTGACTTACATGGCCGCAAAGAGGATAAAGGCAAAGAAGGTGAGGCTATAG